The Lentzea guizhouensis genome contains a region encoding:
- a CDS encoding ABC transporter permease, whose product MTLLAVERIKLFSTRSPYWCSALAIVLGVGLTAIFAAASDGQVPLGLTQIGSSQLAIAVVLVMAAIAVTTEYRFNTIRATFLAVPGRTSALVAKAAVVALIAGILGEIIAFGSVGVAKLITPSSDLAINTAAEWRHVAGVGLIYAIGAVIAVAVGILVRQTAGAVAILLVWQILAEGLVGIIPKVGVKIQAWLPFMNATHFVSMGADSPEQGGAGVDFKLSEWGSLGYFAGIAVAMLVVALIVAKRRDA is encoded by the coding sequence ATGACCCTGTTGGCAGTTGAGAGAATCAAGCTCTTCTCGACCCGCTCGCCGTACTGGTGCAGCGCGCTCGCCATCGTGCTGGGCGTGGGCCTCACCGCGATCTTCGCCGCGGCGTCCGACGGACAGGTGCCCCTGGGGCTGACCCAGATCGGCAGCAGCCAGCTCGCCATCGCGGTGGTGCTGGTGATGGCGGCGATCGCGGTCACCACCGAGTACCGCTTCAACACGATCCGCGCCACGTTCCTCGCCGTGCCGGGACGGACGTCCGCGCTGGTCGCCAAGGCCGCCGTGGTCGCGCTGATCGCGGGCATCCTGGGCGAGATCATCGCGTTCGGCTCGGTCGGCGTCGCCAAGCTGATCACGCCGAGCTCGGACCTCGCGATCAACACCGCGGCCGAGTGGCGGCACGTGGCCGGTGTCGGCCTGATCTACGCCATCGGCGCGGTCATCGCGGTGGCCGTCGGCATCCTGGTCCGCCAGACCGCCGGTGCGGTCGCGATCCTGCTCGTCTGGCAGATCCTCGCCGAGGGCCTGGTCGGGATCATCCCCAAGGTCGGTGTGAAGATCCAGGCGTGGCTGCCGTTCATGAACGCCACCCACTTCGTGTCGATGGGCGCGGACAGTCCGGAACAGGGTGGTGCCGGAGTCGACTTCAAGCTGAGCGAATGGGGCTCGCTCGGCTACTTCGCCGGCATCGCGGTCGCGATGCTGGTGGTCGCGCTGATCGTCGCGAAGCGCCGGGACGCGTGA